A region of Fimbriimonadaceae bacterium DNA encodes the following proteins:
- the tetA_2 gene encoding Tetracycline resistance protein, class C, which translates to MTEPAAKLSWRTELPLLFAIFLDLVGFGMIIPDIQTRAERLGAAGPVIGLLLASYFVVQILVSPKWGILSDRIGRKPVLVGCGLLSALSMVAYGLATTLWWILAARILAGLAAANVAVAQAYIADKTTLDERTAAMGRVGAAITTGLILGPALGGQLAKFGGNQAVGFVAAGFSLLGAVWIAMAVPHVAPTAERKPGKGPVIDFRLLKDVREVRPLIILAIAAFFALACLEGTFGRLIKQNLGLGEDAFGWIFSYESVLGVVVQAALLPWIVRQLQPTATLRTGFVLQGVGLALTPFAPNLAALFGCSTLYAVGVGLANPTINSLGSALTPENRQGELFGLLQAARSGGFIIGPILGGAMFDWMPAAPYLLAGAVSVVVAFATPKFQSS; encoded by the coding sequence ATGACGGAGCCCGCCGCGAAGCTCTCGTGGCGAACCGAACTCCCGCTCCTTTTCGCGATTTTCCTAGACCTCGTCGGTTTCGGGATGATCATCCCCGACATCCAGACCAGGGCCGAGCGGCTGGGTGCGGCTGGCCCCGTCATTGGCCTGCTGCTGGCAAGCTATTTCGTCGTTCAGATCTTGGTCTCACCGAAGTGGGGGATCTTGAGCGACCGGATCGGCCGGAAGCCGGTCCTCGTGGGTTGCGGGCTGCTCTCGGCTCTGTCGATGGTCGCCTACGGATTGGCCACCACGCTCTGGTGGATCCTCGCCGCGAGAATTCTAGCCGGGCTGGCGGCTGCCAACGTTGCCGTGGCCCAGGCTTACATCGCGGACAAAACCACCCTCGACGAACGAACCGCGGCGATGGGTAGGGTTGGCGCGGCAATCACCACCGGACTGATCCTGGGCCCCGCGCTGGGTGGCCAACTTGCCAAGTTTGGGGGCAACCAGGCGGTCGGTTTTGTTGCAGCGGGCTTCTCGTTGCTTGGGGCGGTCTGGATCGCCATGGCCGTCCCCCATGTGGCGCCAACCGCTGAGCGCAAACCCGGCAAGGGGCCGGTCATCGACTTTCGACTCCTGAAGGACGTTCGGGAAGTTCGCCCACTGATCATCCTCGCGATTGCCGCTTTTTTCGCGCTCGCCTGCCTGGAAGGCACATTTGGCCGCCTCATAAAGCAGAACCTCGGCCTTGGTGAGGACGCGTTTGGCTGGATATTCAGCTACGAGTCCGTGCTTGGGGTCGTTGTCCAAGCCGCCTTGCTGCCCTGGATCGTTCGACAGCTCCAACCAACGGCGACACTGCGAACGGGCTTTGTTCTACAGGGCGTTGGGCTGGCGCTGACCCCGTTTGCTCCCAATCTCGCGGCACTGTTTGGGTGCAGCACCCTGTATGCAGTCGGAGTCGGCCTGGCTAACCCAACGATCAATTCGTTGGGCAGCGCGCTCACACCTGAGAACCGGCAGGGCGAGCTCTTTGGTCTCCTCCAGGCAGCCCGGTCAGGCGGCTTTATCATTGGTCCCATCCTTGGCGGCGCCATGTTCGACTGGATGCCGGCGGCGCCGTACCTCTTGGCTGGCGCGGTTTCCGTCGTCGTTGCCTTTGCCACGCCAAAGTTCCAAAGCAGCTAG